The Oncorhynchus nerka isolate Pitt River linkage group LG24, Oner_Uvic_2.0, whole genome shotgun sequence genome has a window encoding:
- the enc3 gene encoding ectodermal-neural cortex 3 has translation MSVSNHENRKSRSSSGSMNIQLFHKTSHADSLLTQLNLLRKRRVFTDVVLRAGNRVFPCHRAVLASCSRYFEAMFNGGLRESRDAEVNFHDSLHPEVLELLLDYAYSARVIINEENAESLLEAGDMLQFHDIRDACSEFLEKNLAPSNCLGMMLLSDAHQCQRLYELSWRMCLANFATLNRTEDFLSLPKDKVQELVFSEELEVEDESLVYEAVIDWVKADIERRLGDLPELLRCVRLALLPETYLLKNVASEELVMGHKVGREIVEDAVRCKMRILQNDGIVTGFCARPRKVSQALLLLGGQTFMCDKVYMIDNKTKEITPKTDIPSPRKECSACAIGCKVYVTGGRGSENGASKDMWVYDTLHDEWSKAAPMLVARFGHGTAELDHILYVVGGHTSLAGSFPASPSVSLKQVEQYDPQTNKWILVAPLREGVSNAAVVGAKNKLFVFGGTSVNRDKFPKVQCFDPVQNRWTVPASCPQLWRYTAAAVVGNHVVVIGGDTEFSASSAYRFNSETFQWSKFGDVMAKRISCHAVASGNRLYVVGGYFGAQRCKTLDCYDPSTDSWDSVTSVPYSLIPTAFVSTWKYLSA, from the coding sequence ATGTCTGTGAGCAACCACGAAAACAGGAAGTCCCGCTCTAGCTCTGGCTCCATGAACATCCAGCTATTCCACAAGACATCTCATGCGGACAGCCTCTTGACCCAGCTCAACCTGCTCCGTAAGCGAAGAGTCTTCACTGACGTGGTCCTGAGGGCCGGGAACCGGGTTTTCCCTTGCCACCGTGCAGTGCTGGCCTCCTGCAGCCGCTACTTTGAGGCCATGTTTAACGGAGGCCTGAGGGAGAGCCGCGATGCCGAGGTCAACTTCCACGACTCGCTGCACCCAGAGGTGCTGGAGTTGCTGTTAGACTATGCCTACTCGGCCCGCGTCATCATCAACGAGGAGAACGCAGAGTCCCTTCTGGAGGCCGGGGACATGCTCCAGTTTCATGACATCCGAGACGCCTGCTCTGAGttcctagagaaaaacctggcACCGTCCAACTGCCTGGGCATGATGCTGCTGTCGGACGCCCACCAGTGCCAGCGGCTCTACGAGCTCTCCTGGAGGATGTGCCTGGCCAACTTCGCCACCCTCAACAGGACAGAGGACTTCCTTAGTCTCCCTAAAGACAAGGTTCAGGAGCTTGTGTTCAGCGAGGAACTGGAGGTGGAGGATGAGAGCCTGGTGTACGAGGCTGTGATAGACTGGGTAAAGGCGGACATAGAGAGGAGGCTGGGTGACCTTCCGGAGCTGCTGCGCTGTGTGCGTCTGGCCCTGCTGCCCGAGACATACCTGCTGAAGAACGTGGCCTCTGAGGAGCTGGTGATGGGACACAAAGTGGGCCGGGAGATCGTGGAGGATGCAGTGCGATGTAAGATGAGGATCCTCCAGAACGACGGCATTGTGACGGGGTTCTGCGCCAGGCCCAGGAAGGTCAGCCAGGCCCTGCTTCTCCTGGGAGGTCAGACCTTCATGTGTGACAAGGTGTACATGATTGACAACAAGACCAAGGAGATCACACCCAAAACGGACATCCCCAGCCCCCGTAAGGAGTGCAGTGCCTGTGCCATTGGCTGCAAGGTCTATGTGACTGGGGGGAGAGGCTCTGAGAATGGGGCCTCCAAAGACATGTGGGTCTATGACACCCTGCATGATGAGTGGTCCAAAGCAGCGCCCATGCTGGTGGCCAGGTTCGGACACGGGACAGCTGAGCTCGACCACATCCTGTACGTTGTAGGTGGACACACCTCTCTGGCCGGCTCCTTCCCAGCCTCTCCGTCAGTCTCTCTCAAACAGGTGGAGCAGTATGACCCGCAGACCAACAAGTGGATCCTCGTAGCTCCTCTCAGAGAGGGGGTTAGCAATGCTGCAGTGGTGGGGGCCAAGAACAAGCTGTTTGTCTTCGGGGGCACCAGCGTCAACCGAGATAAGTTTCCCAAGGTGCAGTGCTTCGACCCGGTCCAGAACAGGTGGACGGTGCCTGCTTCCTGCCCTCAGCTCTGGCGCTACACGGCGGCGGCTGTCGTAGGTAACCACGTCGTAGTGATCGGTGGAGACACAGAGTTCTCGGCCAGCTCGGCCTACCGCTTCAACAGTGAGACGTTCCAGTGGTCCAAGTTCGGGGATGTGATGGCCAAGAGGATCAGCTGTCACGCGGTGGCGTCGGGCAACCGGCTATACGTGGTGGGAGGATACTTTGGGGCTCAGAGGTGCAAGACCCTGGACTGTTACGACCCCTCTACAGACTCGTGGGACAGCGTGACCAGTGTGCCCTACTCGTTGATCCCCACAGCTTTCGTCAGCACCTGGAAGTACCTCTCAGCGTAG
- the lonp1 gene encoding lon protease homolog, mitochondrial: MATYMIMLGACKQTSKNGAILSRNYSNMFTTGTVRSLVSESSNWTGMVAKRSYSTNGTLRKTLCNARSGNVVTSMTGAGRLAKLNRWTRVTGFYSGEIAILGSGASTSYNQIRLFGNRGSGAGFSGEDGSESSGSGGDESGGDGGTPYNSPQMTALTPMLVPEVFPNVPLIAVSRNPVFPRFIKIIEVKNKGLMDLLRRKVRLAQPYAGVFLKKDDANETDVVESLDAIYNTGTFVQIHEMQDLGDKLRMIVMGHRRIRITKQMEVEPDEPASAASESASVTEPGSQPNVSRRKPKRKERKEPAILAETMEEKVQEADVTVEALPLPSSDILMVEVDNVVHQQFEVSEEVKALTAEIVKTIRDIIALNPLYRESVLQMMQAGQRVVDNPIYLSDMGAALTGAESHELQDVLEETNIPKRLYKALSLLKKEYELSKLQQRLGREVEEKIKLTHRKYLLQEQLKIIKKELGLEKEDKDAIEEKFRERLKERTVPQHIMDVINEELNKLGLLDNHSSEFNVTRNYLDWLTSMPWGTNSEENLELKRAKEVLEEDHYGMDDVKKRILEFIAVSQLRGSTQGKILCFYGPPGVGKTSIARSIARALNREYFRFSVGGMTDVAEIKGHRRTYVGAMPGKIIQCLKKTKTENPLVLIDEVDKIGRGYQGDPSSALLELLDPEQNFNFLDHYLDVPVDLSKVLFICTANVTDTIPEPLRDRMEMINVSGYVAQEKLAIAEKYLVPQLRTQCGLTEDTTNISPEALNLLIRQYCRESGVRNLQKQVEKVFRKVAFRIVSGEETAVQVTPDNLQDYVGKPIFTVDRMYDVTPPGVVMGLAWTAMGGTTLFIETALRRPRDTGGKDKDGPRDGSLEVTGQLGDVMKESSKIASTFARTFLMKQQPDNDFFSGAHLHLHVPEGATPKDGPSAGCTIVTALLSLATNTPVRENVAMTGEVSLTGKILPVGGIKEKTIAAKRAGVTCMILPAENKKDFSDLPEFITEGLEVHFVDHYSKMYPIVFPQQ, from the exons ATGGCCACTTACATGATAATGCTGGGTGCTTGCAAGCAGACTTCTAAAAACGGTGCAATCTTGTCGAGAAATTACTCCAATATGTTTACAACGGGGACCGTGCGATCTCTCGTTAGCGAGTCATCTAACTGGACTGGAATGGTGGCCAAAAGATCTTATTCTACAAACGGTACGCTTAGGAAAACATTATGCAACGCCCGCTCTGGGAACGTTGTTACATCAATGACAGGAGCCGGGAGGCTAGCGAAGCTCAACCGATGGACAAGGGTCACCGGTTTTTATTCCGGGGAAATAGCGATTCTCGGCAGCGGGGCTTCGACCAGCTACAACCAGATAAGATTGTTTGGCAACCGAGGCAGCGGCGCTGGCTTCTCGGGGGAAGATGGGTCGGAGAGCAGCGGGTCTGGGGGAGACGAGTCGGGGGGAGATGGAGGAACACCGTACAACTCCCCCCAGATGACAGCTCTCACCCCCATGCTGGTCCCTGAAGTGTTCCCCAACGTACCACTGATCGCCGTCAGTAGGAACCCGGTTTTCCCAAGGTTTATCAAAATTATCGAG GTGAAGAACAAGGGGCTTATGGATCTTCTGAGGAGAAAAGTCAGACTTGCCCAACCGTACGCTGGAGTGTTCCTGAAGAAAGATGATGC TAATGAGACTGATGTGGTGGAGAGTCTGGATGCCATCTACAACACAGGAACTTTTGTACAGATCCATGAGATGCAGGACCTTGGTGACAAGCTGAGGATGATTGTTATGGGCCACAGAAG AATCCGCATCACCAAGCAGATGGAGGTGGAGCCGGATGAGCCTGCCTCTGCTGCCTCTGAGTCTGCCTCTGTCACTGAACCAGGGAGCCAGCCCAATGTCTCACGCCGGAAGCCCAAGAGAAAAGAGCGCAAGGAGCCAGCGATCCTGGCCGAAACAATGGAGGAGAAGGTGCAGGAGGCAGACGTGACAGTAGAGGCGCTCCCGCTGCCCTCCTCTGATATCCTCATGGTGGAGGTAGACAACGTGGTGCACCAACAGTTTGAGGTCTCAGAGGAAGTCAAG GCCCTGACGGCAGAGATCGTGAAGACCATCCGTGACATCATCGCCCTTAATCCACTTTACAG agAGTCTGTTCTTCAGATGATGCAGGCTGGGCAGAGAGTAGTGGACAACCCCATCTATCTGAGTGACATGGGAGCCGCTCTCACAGGGGCCGAATCACACGAGCTGCAGGACGTACTGGAAGAGACCAAT ATTCCCAAACGTCTCTACAAGGCTTTATCACTTCTGAAGAAAGAATACGAGCTGAGTAAGCTGCAGCAGCGTCTCGGCAGGGAG GTGGAGGAGAAGATCAAGTTGACCCACAGGAAGTACCTGCTCCAGGAGCAGCTGAAGATCATTAAGAAGGAGCTGGGCCTGGAGAAGGAGGACAAGGATGCCATAGAGGAGAAGTTCAGGGAGAGGCTGAAGGAGCGCACCGTGCCCCAACACATCATGGACGTCATCAACGAGGAGCTAAACAAACTCGGCCTGCTGGACAACCACTCCTCAGAGTTCAA CGTGACCAGGAACTATCTGGACTGGCTGACCTCGATGCCCTGGGGAACTAATAGTGAGGAGAACCTGGAACTCAAACGGGCCAAAGAGGTGCTGGAGGAGGACCATTATGGGATGGACGATGTCAAGAAACGCATTCTG GAGTTTATTGCGGTGAGTCAGCTGAGAGGCTCGACCCAGGGAAAGATCCTGTGTTTCTATGGTCCTCCTGGTGTGGGGAAGACCAGTATCGCCCGTTCCATCGCCAGAGCACTCAACCGAGAGTATTTCCGCTTCAGTGTTGGTGGAATGACCGATGTCGCTGAAATCAAAGGACACAG GAGAACATATGTGGGAGCCATGCCTGGAAAAATCATTCAATGCCTCAAGAAGACAAAGACAGAAAACCCACTGGTCCTTATTGACGAG GTTGACAAGATAGGTCGTGGTTACCAAGGCGACCCGTCCTCAGCTCTGCTGGAGCTTCTGGACCCGGAGCAGAACTTCAACTTCCTGGATCACTACCTGGATGTGCCTGTTGACCTGTCCAAG GTTCTGTTTATCTGCACCGCCAATGTGACTGACACCATCCCAGAGCCCCTCAGAGACCGTATGGAGATGATCAACGTGTCTGGATACGTGGCCCAGGAGAAACTAGCCATTGCTGAG AAGTACCTGGTACCTCAGTTGCGTACTCAATGTGGACTGACTGAGGATACGACCAACATCTCCCCAGAGGCTCTGAACCTTCTCATCAGACAGTACTGCAGAGAGAGTGGAGTCAGGAACCTACAGAAACAAGTGGAGAAG GTGTTCCGGAAAGTGGCGTTCCGTATCGTGAGTGGAGAGGAGACTGCGGTCCAGGTTACCCCTGACAACCTGCAGGATTACGTCGGCAAGCCCATCTTCACTGTGGATAGGATGTATGATGTCACACCGCCTGGTGTTGTCATGGGCCTGGCATGGACAGCCATGG gtggCACCACGCTGTTCATCGAGACAGCCCTGAGACGGCCGCGGGACACTGGGGGTAAGGATAAGGACGGCCCCAGGGACGGGTCCCTGGAGGTCACAGGGCAGCTGGGAGATGTGATGAAGGAGAGCTCTAAGATCGCCAGTACCTTCGCCAGGACCTTCCTCATGAAGCAACAGCCGGACAATGACTTTTTCTCTGGCGCCCACCTCCATTTGCATGTCCCTGAG GGTGCTACTCCCAAGGATGGCCCCAGTGCCGGCTGCACCATCGTCACGGCCCTGCTGTCCCTGGCCACCAACACGCCAGTGCGGGAGAACGTGGCCATGACTGGAGAGGTGTCCCTGACCGGAAAGATCCTGCCTGTGGGAGGCATCAAGGAGAAGACCATTGCT GCAAAGCGTGCAGGAGTGACCTGCATGATCTTACCAGCAGAGAACAAGAAGGACTTCTCTGACCTGCCAGAGTTCATCACAGAGGGCCTGGAGGTTCACTTCGTGGATCATTACAGCAAGATGTACCCCATAGTCTTTCCACAACAATGA